One window from the genome of Prionailurus viverrinus isolate Anna unplaced genomic scaffold, UM_Priviv_1.0 scaffold_49, whole genome shotgun sequence encodes:
- the LOC125159381 gene encoding paraneoplastic antigen Ma6E-like: MAMALAVLRDWCRWMGVNEQRSLLILGIPDDCEDQEFQEAVQAALHPLGRYRVLGKVFRKEFRSKVALVEMAQYLNRSVIPRQIPGMGGPWTVVFLPQAPESESEDTLNFLAQTQRQAGVALAGEAGAGDGAGAGGKAASGGKEGAGAGGEARSGGGAGAGGEDGTGGKAGAGGRAVAGGEEGTGGRAAAVGQAGPEEEAGESDEEGAAGDAGIAGLLGSVSVAGAAGEAGPAGEEGAVGVAGAIGAGRSWTQPWSPAWQPVLENRASMKLRTFPGMEEPHREEESFESWLDHTSDMLYLWCHITERERRRRLMESLGGPALDLVCGLLAENPDVPAQDCLAALVQVFGRKDTPTTARLKFLTCGQRPQETLFVYVIRLEGLLQSAVEKGAIHPNVADQLRAQQVLMRARPNEMLENKLRRMRLDRRPPGFLGMLRLIQETEAWEATAARSEHLQVEEGARVGTGGLAAARASGEVAEASPAREDASQAAPANLGASEAVPGSAEADTAAPEAHDAARAALVPEEAPKIFPATQEDENAPASAGLAQPPPPRPGDLSKPSPRRWREGQKKARLVLTPRPQEGGTGPRTEVACGSLRGNRAVMCHSLVTCD, from the exons ATGGCGATGGCACTGGCAGTGCTGCGTGACTGGTGCAGGTGGATGGGCGTGAATGAGCAGCGCTCGCTGCTCATCCTGGGCATTCCCGACGACTGTGAGGACCAGGAATTCCAGGAGGCCGTGCAGGCTGCCCTCCACCCCCTGGGCAGATACCGAGTGCTGGGCAAGGTGTTCAGAAAGGAGTTCAGATCCAAGGTCGCCTTGGTGGAGATGGCTCAGTATTTAAACCGAAGTGTGATCCCCCGACAAATACCAGGCATGGGAGGACCCTGGACTGTGGtcttcctgccccaggccccggAATCAGAGTCAGAGGATACACTCAATTTCCTTGCACAGACCCAGAGGCAAGCAGGGGTTGCCCTGGCAGGCGAGGCAggagctggggatggggcaggagctggaggcaaggcagcttctggaggcaaggaaggagctgga GCAGGAGGTGAGGCAAGATCTGGAGGCGGGGCAGGAGCTGGAGGTGAGGACGGAACTGGAGGCAAGGCAGGAGCTGGAGGCCGGGCAGTggctggaggtgaggaaggaactGGAGGCAGGGCAGCCGCTGTGGGCCAGGCAGGGCctgaagaggaagcaggagagtcAGATGAGGAGGGAGCCGCTGGGGACGCAGGAATTGCAGGTTTGTTAGGATCTGTGAGTGTGGCAGGAGCTGCAGGTGAGGCGGGACCTGCAGGTGAGGAAGGAGCTGTGGGTGTGGCAGGAGCCATAGGTGCGGGAAGATCCTGGACCCAGCCTTGGAGCCCGGCCTGGCAGCCTGTGCTGGAAAACAGGGCCTCTATGAAACTGAGAACCTTTCCTGGAATGGAAGAGCCACACCGAGAAGAAGAGTCCTTTGAGAGCTGGCTGGATCACACCAGCGACATGCTGTACCTGTGGTGCCACAtcacagaaagggagaggaggaggaggctgatgGAGAGCTTGGGTGGCCCCGCACTGGATCTCGTGTGCGGCCTCCTGGCAGAAAACCCTGACGTCCCTGCACAGGATTGCCTGGCCGCGCTGGTCCAGGTGTTTGGGAGGAAGGACACCCCCACGACCGCACGGCTGAAGTTCCTGACCTGTGGCCAGCGGCCCCAGGAGACTCTCTTTGTCTATGTGATTCGCCTGGAAGGCCTGCTGCAGTCGGCCGTGGAGAAGGGGGCCATCCATCCCAACGTTGCGGACCAGTTGCGCGCCCAGCAGGTGCTGATGCGGGCCCGCCCCAACGAGATGCTCGAGAACAAGCTGAGGAGGATGCGGCTGGACAGGAGACCACCTGGCTTCCTGGGCATGCTGCGGCTCATTCAGGAGACCGAGGCATGGGAGGCCACCGCAGCTAGGAGTGAGCACTtgcaagtggaagagggggcCCGTGTGGGCACCGGAGGCCTGGCCGCTGCCCGGGCCAGTGGAGAGGTTGCCGAAGCCTCCCCAGCCAGGGAAGATGCTTCCCAGGCTGCCCCGGCCAACCTAGGGGCCAGTGAGGCCGTTCCTGGCAGTGCCGAAGCTGATACGGCTGCTCCTGAAGCCCATGATGCCGCCAGGGCAGCCCTCGTCCCTGAGGAGGCCCCCAAGATCTTCCCTGCCACGCAGGAAGATGAAAATGCTCCCGCCTCTGCGGGCCTAGCTCAG ccgcccccaccccgccccggagACCTGTCGAAGCCCAGTCCCAGGAGATGGCGGGAAGGACAGAAGAAGGCACGGCTGGTGCTGACCCCGCGACCTCAGGAAGGAGGCACTGGACCAAGGACAGAGGTGGCCTGCGGGAGTCTCCGTGGAAACCGTGCTGTGATGTGCCACTCTCTTGTTACTTGTGACTGA